ttatatttgtgaaaaataaaaaaaaaaaaaaggaaaagagtTTGAATTTGTGCCAAAAAcatcaaaaaaagaaattaaaagtatatgaatgataaaaatttatcatctttttttttttttttttaatttaacaAAATAGGTTTCTTTTTTCATGCAAAAGTATCTATTCTTTAGTATCTATTGAAAATGagtataaattattatgtgAGAAAAACTTTACaaattatgaagaaaaatgtaaattataCGAAAATTCTTTCAAAAggttttatataataaatttggaaaaaaaaatagaataataaaataataagattatttttttaattaacttttaattaaaattaattataaatttatttttaggtTATTGTTAGAATATCCTCGCATTCGTTATGACGGTGTTTATATTAGTTGTGTCACATATATAAGACGTAAATTATTAAGAaccaaaaaatatataaataaatttacatatttttatgaatagaaaacaaatatatatatatatatatatatatatatatatatatatataacaaatacaataatttaacttttaattgaatgaaaatatttttattgatgaatataaaaattttccctttttttaatttgttcaAAATAGCACTAAAAGACATAGGAAATATACATTTAGATCCCAAAGACAGAGATAGAGTTATATATAACCCTTGTTTTGTTACATATTTTCGATACTTACTATTTTTGAATGAATCAAATAAAGTTTTAATATTGAGAtctgaaattaataaaaaggaagTTTTAGAAGcattaaaaatatcttataataaaattagaaaatggAATTTGTTATTACCATGTGATGAATTAATTAAAGACTTACTAAAATTTCAAGCAGAATGTGAAAATAGCATTGTTAAATTTATAAGAATAGgagaatataaatttaacagagatgaaaaaataatagaaatacaTTATTCAGAATTATTAAGTGAaccaaataaatataaaaatttaattcagTTACGTTTGCAAAATTATTTAAGCGGTAATA
The sequence above is drawn from the Plasmodium relictum strain SGS1 genome assembly, chromosome: 14 genome and encodes:
- the DIA2 gene encoding DNA replication origin binding protein, putative, with the translated sequence MFEKKIKSNDNSTKHFNSNKEKAKKLFIQALNHENDENFLKATKFYQEAVKLYPNILNIYINENSENIDKNESNEENKQDENSYLINILSKNFFSIIKFLDFYSMHRFLFSCKSIYSLVSIENEYKLLCEKNFTNYEEKCKLYENSFKRLLLEYPRIRYDGVYISCVTYIRPLKDIGNIHLDPKDRDRVIYNPCFVTYFRYLLFLNESNKVLILRSEINKKEVLEALKISYNKIRKWNLLLPCDELIKDLLKFQAECENSIVKFIRIGEYKFNRDEKIIEIHYSELLSEPNKYKNLIQLRLQNYLSGNNNMLKWVSFKILSKIKLDYSEDTLNINNKQYRSFFFFNLKFLSHLFITKISEV